In Risungbinella massiliensis, the genomic stretch TTTACTTGTTGGTCTACTTGAAACTCTACTGTATCTTCATTTACTAATCGTACAAATGGATGTTCAAGTAGCTTTTGCACGTCTTCTTTTGTTCGGACAGTTACTTGAAATTGTTGTTTCTTTTCGCGCTGAAAGGTCTCCATATCATTTTCGGCAATGATTCTCCCATCCTTCATCATTGCAGCACGATCGCATGTTTTTTCCATCTCACGGAACATGTGAGAAGACATAAAGATCGTTTTGCCTCGTTGTTTTTCTTCTAAGATCAACTCAATAAAACGTTGTTGTATTAAAGGATCCAGACCAGATGTAGGCTCGTCTAAAATATAGATTTCTGGATCATGCATAAAGGCTGCAACTAATCCAAGCTTTTGTTTCATCCCTTTGGACATCATCCGTATGGGGGAGGTAGGATCTAATTCCAAGTGTTCCAATAGACGATTCTTCCGAGCGAGATCTTTTTGACCCCGCATTCCTTCTAGTAAATCCAAGAAATTTTTTCCGGTCATTCCTTCTATAAAGGCAATTTCACCAGGTAAGTAACCAACATATTTCTTCACCTCAGTCGAATCTTTCCAACTATCCAATCCACGGATAGAAGAGGTACCAGAATCTGGCTTCATAAATCCCATCAAGTGACGAATGGTAGTGGACTTACCAGCACCATTTGGACCAATAAATCCAAAAACTTCTCCTTGTTGTACCTCTAAGGAAACTTCGAAAATCCCTTTCCCATTGGGGAATTTCCGTGTAACGTTTTGAAGTTGTATCATCTGTTCACCTCATTTTTTGAAACGAAAATCAAATTTGATTTCAAATTCATCTTATTCCTTTCCTTCTCTTTTGTAAATTGGTTTTGAAACGATTTTTATGATTGATTTCAAAATGTGTTAAGATAGCGATGGAGGTGGATGTGGTTGGACGGATTTTTGAAGCGGACGCAGGAAAAAAGGAGAAAGATCGAGGAGACAACGATCTCTTTGTTGCACCTAGAGTTGAATGATATCAAAATTGCGGACATTGCCAAAAAGGCACAGGTATCGCAAGTAACTATATATAATTACTACGGAAGTAAAGAGAGGCTTCTCCAAGTTGCTATTATACGGTTCATCGAACGAGAAACAGAAAGATTTAAACAGATTTTAGATATGAATATAACGTTTGAAGAAAAAATAAAGCAGCTTATTTCTATCAAGAAACAAGCTGCAAGTCAGTTTAATCTCTCCCTTTATACACAGTTGTTCGCTCAGGATCATGAGTTTCAGGAGTATATTGCAAGATTATCTAGTGAGCAGTCCATACCGCTCTTTTTAAAGTTATTGAAAAACGGACGGGAGACGGGACATATTAGAGAATCGGTAAAAGACGAAACATTATTATTCTACTTAAACTTTTTAGGACAAGCTTTTTTACATCTTGATGGAAATGTTGTTTTCCCACCAGAATATGAACATTTAGCTGAAGAGATGCTGGACCTATTTTTATATGGGATCTTAAATAAGACGGAACATTAGGAAGTTTTCTTTGTAGAGATGGAGTGGGTCTTGCGAAATTCATCTTCTAGGATACTCATTAGAATAGAATCATGATACTCATGATGATAAAAAAGCGCTTCGCGTTGAACGCCTTCTATTTGAAAACCAAGTTGCTTGTATACATGGAGGGCACGTTTGTTATATGAGAATACATTTAACTCGATTCGATGGAGATTGAGAATCCCAAAGCCGTGATTTAGCATAAGTGTCATGGCTTCTTTGCCATATCCTTTTCCTTGATGATTTTCATTACTAATAGCAATCCGAATATTGGCATTTCGATTATAGGAATCGATATCTTGAATTGCAATATCTCCGATTACTTCATCATTTTCCTGCAACGCGATCAACAAAAGGAGAGAGGAGGAGTCCTTCCACTTTTCTTCGATATATTGATGGATTTGCTCTTTGGTAAAGCATTTTTGGGTGCCTGTCCACCTCCTCACTTCGTGGTCAAACAACTGATGGAAATACTGGTCTGTGTCCGCTAAGCTGAGTGGACGTAAGTACACTTTTTCACCTTGCAAGAATTTTACAGGCATTGTTAGTGGGGATTGCATTATATGTACCTCCTACATATAAAAAGATTGTGGAGTCTGGTGCACATTAAATGGTAATGTGTCTTTTTTCATTTTCTCTGTCATTGATTTTCCTTCTAATAATATTTCATGGGTGTCTTATAAAAAATGCAGAAAACAATTAGGAAATAAATTATACATATAAAGAAGCACCGATTCGACAAAATCAGTGCTTCTTGAAATTCACTTGGAATAAACGGACACATTGGAGAATCAATAACAGACGAAACCTTATTATTTTTACTTAAATTTTTCGAGACAAGTTTCTTTACTCTCGCATTGAATTGATGCCTTTTAGACGAAGATGGTGTTGGCATGCGTGTGTTCTAGACATAAATTAACCGTTCTCATATTGGATCTGGTTCGATGAATTTCATTGGCTGGGATGGTGATCATTTCATGAGGTTGAAGGGAGATAGAAGGCTTATCTTGAAAGTCAATCCAAAGTTCTCCCTCCAAAACAATAAAAAGCTCATCTGAATCGGGATGATAGTGCCACTCATATTCTCCATCTAGAACTGCTAGACGGAGACAACTTTCATTTACTGTGTTGACGATAAAGTTCTGATGGCGTTCTGTAATCGCTTCGCTGAGTCGGTCTAGATGTTGTTTGACTCCTTTAGAGTACATTTCCATTACCAAACCCTCCTGTTCCTATTTTTCTACTATATATAAATAATTTAATTTCGAAAAGTGTAATAGATTTGTGATTTGCTATGAACAGTTTCTTGTTAAACTTAATAGGTGGGAAAGAACGTAACAAGGAGAATTATAAGTGTTGAGTAATCTCAGAAATCATAGACACCAAAGGAGCCAATCGAATATGAGAGAAGAAGTAGTGAGAAACGGAAAACAAACGATCTTGGTGGATTTAAGTGATAAATTAAAAAATAGCACCTCCCATTTTGAACCCAATCCACACTCTATTCAGTATTCTCCTCATCAAGATGCAGTAGCCCTAACTGATAAGCTACTAGGCCTTGGTGAAGAGTACTGGCCAGAAGGAGAAGGATGGGCAGTAGAGCAAGTAACACTATCTACCCATGCTGGAACCCATGTCGATGCACCATATCATTATGGTTCTACTATGTCAGATGGAGACCCAGCACGCACCATTGATCATGTGCCTTTGTCTTGGTGTTATGGGGATGGAGTCGTCTTAAATATGACTCATAAACAAGCAGGGGAAGCGATCACCGTTTCAGATTTACAGGAAGAACTAGAACGTATCCAATATCAGCTCAAACCGTATGACATTGTTTTAATACATACAGGCGCTTCTGCCTATTTCCAAGAACCAGGCTATGAATATCGTCACGCTGGCTTAGTTCGCGAGTCTACTGAGTGGCTTATTGATCAAGGAATCAAGATGATCGGGATTGATGCTTGGGGATTAGACCGACCATTTGATGTGACCGCTAAAGAAGCAAAAGAAGGGAAAACCCAGTTCTGGGAGGCTCATCTAGTAGGTAGAGAGAAAGAGTATCTACAAATCGAAAAGTTATGTAATTTAGATCAAATCCCATATGCACATGGATTTAAGGTATCTGCTTTCCCTATTAAGATCGAAAATGCAAGTGCTGGATGGGCACGGGTTGTCGCAATCATAGAAGATTAAAAATAGAACCAAAGAGCTTGAGAGGAATGGTAAATCTCTCAAGCTCTTTTCTGATTAACGCAGTTTTATAGAATCAAGAAAATAAAGGATTTAGCTGACTATGATCCTCAACTATTAATCGACGCCCTTACTTTGCAACTCGCCGTTTGATCAAACGAATGTAATAGAAAGAATCCTATTATCGGGATAAAGATAATTAAAGCAGACTGCTATAAGATAGAGCCGGGCTGCTTTTGGGAGTGATTTATTTTTTGATTGTTTTCTTTGTGAGTTTTTTTAATTGCACTGATACATTCTCTTTACATATCCCACCGTGATAACAGATGACAGAATCGATCTCGAAGTCCAAAAGTTTCGTCAATGATTGCCGGGCTGTTTCTATATCTAGTGCGGTTGGTTCATGTGGACCTCCTAGCATTCCATCAACACAATACATCGCATCAGCAGCAACTAATGTTTTACTCTGTTGTAAGTAGAGGCAAACATGACCATCTGTATGACCAGGTGTTTCTATTACTTGGATGCCACCAACAAAAGGGAGGACTTGCCCGTTGGATAAAGTATGAGTCACCTTGGCTTTTGGAGGATGGGCATATAGTTTTCGCATTTCTTCGGGGAGAGCATCGATTTCTTCTTTGGTCATGCGGCTTAAATCTGTCTTAATAAGTGGATAGGTTCCTTCTATATAAGGCTTTTCTAGTTCATGTGCATAGACTAGTAGCTCTTTTCTAGTATTGGATAGAATTTCTGGCAGACCACCCATATGATCAATATCCTGATGAGTGATGATTATTGCGGTAAGTTGCTCAAAGCTTACTCCTACCTTTTCCATCGCTTTTCGAAGCTGTTCCACATGACCTGGCATTCCTGTATCGATGAGAATAGCAGATTGCGAATCCCACACTAAAGTTGGATATATCACAAATCCGTTAATATTTAACTCTAAAAATTCCACACGATTTGCATCTTTCATGTTGAATCCCCCTGAGTAGTTACTTGCTTTTGGAAGAGCTATGTTTATTATACAAAAGCAGAGGGAGTATATCAATAAATTATTTATTATATCATAAATTATAGTTTTTGTCAATATAAAAATTAATCTAGTTAATCAATGTCGAATCTATCCCTCGTTTTATTAAGGAAACCACTTCTTCTTGTAAAACTGCGAGTTTCCTTTGGCAATCCTCTTTTGTTTGTCCTTGAGTTGAGAAGTAGATCTTCATTTTAGGTTCTGTTCCTGACGGACGGACACAGAACCACGAATCGTCTTGTAAGATAAACTGGAGACTGTTCTCTTTGGGATAGGGGAGGGAACTTATTTTCCCTATGAAGGTTTCAATCTGTCTCTCGTAATCCACCATTTTACAGATCGGAATAGACCCGATCGTATGAGGAGGTTTCTCGCGCAGAGATGCCATAATCGTTTGCATCTTTTCTCGTCCGATCTCGCCCTTCAAGGTAAATGTCTGTAGGCTTTCGGCAAAAAAACCGTATTGGTTGTAAATCTCTTCTAATACATCGATCAGCGTCTTCTGTTGCTCATGATAATAGGCAGCCATTTCGGTGAGGAGTAGGGTAGCCATTACTCCATCTTTATCCCGAACAAAGGTTCCTGCAAGATAACCGAAGCTTTCCTCATAGCCGAATACAAACTTTTTTTCTCCACGTTGCTCTATTAGTTCAATTTGTTCTCCAATGTATTTGAACCCTGTTAATGTTTTTCTCACTTCCAGTCCATGTGAGAGGGCTATCTTTTCACCTAAAGGACTAGATACAACAGTTTGAATCATAACTCCTTTTTGGAGGAGGTGATGCTGTTTATTGGTTGTGAGCAAGTAATGGAGAAGTAGTGCCCCAGTCTGATTTCCTGTTAGAAATCCGTAGTCACCATTTGATTGTTTTACTGCTATTCCAGCACGATCACAGTCAGGGTCGGTTGCGATCAGTAGGTCTGCATTCTCTTTTTTTCCTAAGGAGATTGCAAGCGTAAATGCGGTAGGGTCTTCTGGATTTGGAGAGGACACGGTTCGAAATTCAGGATCTGGTTCCGCCTGTTCCGGTACGATCAGATAGTTAGAATAGCCAGCAGCTATATACGTTTTTTGGACTAATTCTCCTCCTACGCCATGGAGAGGGGTGTAAATTACACGCAGGGAGGATCGAGATAATACGTCGGGATGAAGAAGGAGTTCTTGTAGTTGTGCGATGTATTGATCTTCAATCGTGTTATCAAGCCACTGGATGTCTGAGTGGGGACAATTTGGAGGCTCTAGATGATCAGGAATCTCCGAGATATTATCTAAGTAATAAGATATTTTTTGGGCTCGTTGAGGTGTGATCTGACCTCCGTCTGATCCGTATATTTTGTAACCGTTATAATCTGGTGGGTTGTGACTAGCTGTAATGACCACTCCCGCTAAAGTTTTCAGCTCTCGAATTGCAAAAGACAGAAGAGGTGTGGGGCATTCAGATGGAAATAGATAGGCCACTATCCCATGTGATAGTAGTGTATTTGCTGTTTCAATTGCGAGCTCATGTGATTGGTGTCGATTATCATATGCGATCACAACACCTCTCTTTTTCTCCACACTTGAAGGCGGTTCTAAACTGGCGATTAATCCTCGTGTGATACGTCGTATCGTATACCGGTTGATGCGATTTCGTCCAG encodes the following:
- a CDS encoding ABC transporter ATP-binding protein, whose amino-acid sequence is MIQLQNVTRKFPNGKGIFEVSLEVQQGEVFGFIGPNGAGKSTTIRHLMGFMKPDSGTSSIRGLDSWKDSTEVKKYVGYLPGEIAFIEGMTGKNFLDLLEGMRGQKDLARKNRLLEHLELDPTSPIRMMSKGMKQKLGLVAAFMHDPEIYILDEPTSGLDPLIQQRFIELILEEKQRGKTIFMSSHMFREMEKTCDRAAMMKDGRIIAENDMETFQREKKQQFQVTVRTKEDVQKLLEHPFVRLVNEDTVEFQVDQQVNKMIAILHEVDVVNLRSVEEDLENLFLHYYQKEDSK
- a CDS encoding cyclase family protein; the encoded protein is MREEVVRNGKQTILVDLSDKLKNSTSHFEPNPHSIQYSPHQDAVALTDKLLGLGEEYWPEGEGWAVEQVTLSTHAGTHVDAPYHYGSTMSDGDPARTIDHVPLSWCYGDGVVLNMTHKQAGEAITVSDLQEELERIQYQLKPYDIVLIHTGASAYFQEPGYEYRHAGLVRESTEWLIDQGIKMIGIDAWGLDRPFDVTAKEAKEGKTQFWEAHLVGREKEYLQIEKLCNLDQIPYAHGFKVSAFPIKIENASAGWARVVAIIED
- a CDS encoding cupin domain-containing protein, which produces MEMYSKGVKQHLDRLSEAITERHQNFIVNTVNESCLRLAVLDGEYEWHYHPDSDELFIVLEGELWIDFQDKPSISLQPHEMITIPANEIHRTRSNMRTVNLCLEHTHANTIFV
- a CDS encoding TetR/AcrR family transcriptional regulator: MDGFLKRTQEKRRKIEETTISLLHLELNDIKIADIAKKAQVSQVTIYNYYGSKERLLQVAIIRFIERETERFKQILDMNITFEEKIKQLISIKKQAASQFNLSLYTQLFAQDHEFQEYIARLSSEQSIPLFLKLLKNGRETGHIRESVKDETLLFYLNFLGQAFLHLDGNVVFPPEYEHLAEEMLDLFLYGILNKTEH
- a CDS encoding GNAT family N-acetyltransferase; this translates as MQSPLTMPVKFLQGEKVYLRPLSLADTDQYFHQLFDHEVRRWTGTQKCFTKEQIHQYIEEKWKDSSSLLLLIALQENDEVIGDIAIQDIDSYNRNANIRIAISNENHQGKGYGKEAMTLMLNHGFGILNLHRIELNVFSYNKRALHVYKQLGFQIEGVQREALFYHHEYHDSILMSILEDEFRKTHSISTKKTS
- a CDS encoding MBL fold metallo-hydrolase, with product MKDANRVEFLELNINGFVIYPTLVWDSQSAILIDTGMPGHVEQLRKAMEKVGVSFEQLTAIIITHQDIDHMGGLPEILSNTRKELLVYAHELEKPYIEGTYPLIKTDLSRMTKEEIDALPEEMRKLYAHPPKAKVTHTLSNGQVLPFVGGIQVIETPGHTDGHVCLYLQQSKTLVAADAMYCVDGMLGGPHEPTALDIETARQSLTKLLDFEIDSVICYHGGICKENVSVQLKKLTKKTIKK
- a CDS encoding phospho-sugar mutase — translated: MNPNVVYQEWLRASYLDEQTKQELLLIQGDSNEISDRFCRHLEFGTGGVRGILGAGRNRINRYTIRRITRGLIASLEPPSSVEKKRGVVIAYDNRHQSHELAIETANTLLSHGIVAYLFPSECPTPLLSFAIRELKTLAGVVITASHNPPDYNGYKIYGSDGGQITPQRAQKISYYLDNISEIPDHLEPPNCPHSDIQWLDNTIEDQYIAQLQELLLHPDVLSRSSLRVIYTPLHGVGGELVQKTYIAAGYSNYLIVPEQAEPDPEFRTVSSPNPEDPTAFTLAISLGKKENADLLIATDPDCDRAGIAVKQSNGDYGFLTGNQTGALLLHYLLTTNKQHHLLQKGVMIQTVVSSPLGEKIALSHGLEVRKTLTGFKYIGEQIELIEQRGEKKFVFGYEESFGYLAGTFVRDKDGVMATLLLTEMAAYYHEQQKTLIDVLEEIYNQYGFFAESLQTFTLKGEIGREKMQTIMASLREKPPHTIGSIPICKMVDYERQIETFIGKISSLPYPKENSLQFILQDDSWFCVRPSGTEPKMKIYFSTQGQTKEDCQRKLAVLQEEVVSLIKRGIDSTLIN